The Anaerohalosphaeraceae bacterium genome has a window encoding:
- a CDS encoding MotA/TolQ/ExbB proton channel family protein, with protein MTAEIGITGSSWFERFFLAGGPIVWFVLLPMSAAMAALGLDLGIRVRRKSLLPAGRAAQIAALAGRYGLSGLESRLKHASDFLGCAVVRALSAGRRKGFEMSLMREAASDSLRQQGLSLLRRAEGCHLIGTAAPMVGLFGTVFGMIQAFTLLGSSGGQPRPDQLAESISVALVTTFWGLLTAIPALLLHGFFRNRIETLVSQACVEMEGLLDRLAEMGCFRGLSDGIHRKSPAAPVPQDSPRAEEEEESPVELEFEAEE; from the coding sequence ATGACGGCGGAAATCGGGATAACAGGCAGTTCATGGTTTGAGCGTTTTTTTCTGGCCGGCGGGCCGATTGTGTGGTTTGTGCTGCTGCCGATGTCGGCGGCGATGGCGGCCCTCGGGCTGGATTTGGGGATTCGTGTTCGCCGAAAGAGTCTGCTGCCGGCCGGTCGTGCCGCTCAGATTGCCGCCCTGGCAGGGCGGTACGGACTCTCTGGGCTGGAAAGCCGGCTGAAACATGCTTCGGATTTTCTCGGCTGTGCCGTGGTTCGGGCTCTGTCCGCCGGGCGTCGGAAGGGTTTTGAGATGAGTCTGATGCGCGAGGCGGCGTCGGACAGTCTGCGTCAGCAGGGACTGTCGCTGCTGCGGCGGGCGGAGGGATGCCATTTAATCGGCACGGCAGCGCCGATGGTTGGGCTTTTCGGGACGGTTTTCGGGATGATTCAGGCGTTTACCCTATTGGGCTCGTCGGGAGGACAGCCGCGTCCGGACCAGCTGGCGGAGTCTATCTCGGTGGCGCTGGTGACCACGTTCTGGGGGCTTTTGACGGCGATTCCGGCGCTGCTCCTGCATGGGTTTTTCCGGAACCGAATTGAAACCCTGGTCAGTCAGGCCTGTGTGGAAATGGAAGGACTGCTGGATCGGCTGGCGGAAATGGGATGTTTCCGGGGTCTTTCTGACGGGATTCACCGAAAAAGTCCGGCGGCGCCTGTTCCCCAAGACAGCCCCCGTGCGGAAGAAGAGGAAGAATCGCCTGTAGAACTGGAGTTTGAGGCGGAGGAATGA